A genomic segment from Spinacia oleracea cultivar Varoflay chromosome 3, BTI_SOV_V1, whole genome shotgun sequence encodes:
- the LOC110796599 gene encoding uncharacterized protein isoform X4 has product MEGEMLQGCTKLLNVHINYRCDDILLRTCQTIICVIRWLEKVEVEFADGRAFNLSAEFLRVYSPAADSKIRSIGGEKVIFGRRHVGIMSAEPVGNYGVAL; this is encoded by the exons ATGGAAGGGGAAATG TTGCAAGGGTGCACAAAGTTATTAAATGTTCATATCAACTACCGATGTGATGACATCTTATTGCGGACGTGTCAGACTATCATTTGTGTTATCCGGTGGCTTGAGAAG GTGGAGGTGGAATTTGCTGATGGCCGTGCATTCAACCTATCAGCTGAGTTTCTGAGAGTATACAGCCCAGCTGCAGATAGCAAGATCCGCTCCATTGGGGGTGAAAAG GTAATATTTGGTCGGCGTCATGTAGGGATCATGTCTGCAGAACCTGTAGGGAATTATGGG GTTGCTCTTTGA
- the LOC110796603 gene encoding uncharacterized protein — MTLAEMKAAYEKAQAELAQERASTETLQLELDSVKSSRYQSRFKTGGKPRKLTFEMPDDFEDLTDDEEPQGEEDGSNPDPVTQRLNKMDARMTKHYSRLMKLMIKLPGAPTPVETEPTDGYAASPFCEAIARVTVPHTLRLPTWTTLYDGTSDPYRHVNFYKQHMWQIGIPYDLVEPVMCKSFGGTLDGAALEWLMNVAPGSISCLSDLINAFYQQFASSRQLEKQTSDLYRLVQGPTESVRDYFNRFNCEKISIKNCDVRTAIEAFKRGLIPNSELYREITKYPCATFEEVRSRVTAQMRIEDDEVIRTASQRSIGSSSDRRSYTPRSSSWRHQPYNRQNQVQNVNQYDDTNNVYRNERVVYPPISEYGFNVDIGGVVNALQNVGGTVRWPKKSDRPDSMKDMSRWCDFHRDNGHTTEEFISLKKEVAYLLKRGHLKDLLSDKGKETYNKDNNAQPSPAPSGDRPAPPMFEKVVNVISGGSDICGLTSSAAKKINRGESEAVKEGQTEDEVALDKSLAAMTITFDDSDSTDTQQEHHDGLVISLPIGNALIKRILINNGSSANILFLEALQEMGLEEKSIVRRSTVLVGFSGESLRTVGEISLPTYAEGVNVMTKFNVVDCPSAYNTSF; from the coding sequence ATGACGCTCGCAGAGATGAAAGCAGCCTACGAAAAGGCCCAAGCAGAGCTGGCCCAAGAAAGGGCATCCACTGAAACCTTGCAATTAGAGCTCGATTCTGTGAAGAGCTCAAGATACCAGTCGCGTTTCAAGACTGGTGGGAAGCCGAGAAAGCTGACATTCGAGATGCCCGATGATTTCGAAGATCTGACCGACGACGAAGAACCCCAAGGTGAGGAAGACGGATCGAACCCAGACCCGGTGACCCAGCGCCTGAACAAGATGGATGCTCGCATGACAAAGCATTACTCTCGCCTGATGAAGCTAATGATCAAGCTGCCCGGAGCACCCACACCAGTAGAGACCGAACCAACCGACGGGTATGCGGCATCACCATTCTGCGAAGCGATCGCCAGAGTAACGGTTCCACACACACTTCGACTCCCTACCTGGACCACCCTGTATGATGGAACGTCTGATCCTTACCGACACGTCAACTTCTACAAGCAGCACATGTGGCAGATCGGAATCCCATACGATTTGGTCGAGCCTGTCATGTGCAAGTCGTTCGGTGGTACCCTCGATGGAGCAGCTCTGGAATGGCTCATGAACGTCGCCCCCGGATCCATCTCTTGCCTGTCCGACCTAATCAACGCTTTTTATCAACAGTTTGCTAGCAGTCGCCAATTGGAAAAGCAAACCAGTGACCTCTATCGGTTGGTTCAAGGACCAaccgagtcggtacgcgattaCTTTAACCgctttaattgtgaaaaaattagtataaaaaaCTGTGATGTCAGGACAGCTATCGAGGCATTCAAAAGAGGTCTCATCCCCAACTCAGAGCTGTACCGGGAAATAACCAAGTACCCCTGTGCAACCTTCGAGGAGGTGCGATCGAGAGTTACCGCCCAAATGCGGATTGAAGACGACGAGGTCATCCGAACAGCGTCCCAACGCTCAATAGGGAGCAGCAGCGACAGGAGATCGTACACCCCAAGGAGTAGCAGCTGGCGACACCAGCCGTATAACCGGCAGAACCAGGTACAAAATGTCAATCAATACGATGACACTAACAATGTTTACAGGAATGAACGGGTCGTTTATCCCCCCATCTCCGAGTATGGCTTCAACGTCGACATCGGAGGCGTGGTAAACGCCCTTCAAAATGTAGGTGGTACCGTCAGATGGCCTAAGAAGAGCGACAGACCAGACTCCATGAAGGACATGAGCAGGTGGTGCGACTTCCACCGCGACAATGGCCACACAACCGAGGAATTCATCTCCCTCAAAAAGGAGGTAGCGTATCTATTGAAAAGAGGCCACCTGAAGGATCTGCTGAGCGACAAAGGGAAGGAGACGTACAACAAAGACAACAACGCCCAACCCAGCCCAGCACCAAGCGGCGACCGACCGGCCCCGCCCATGTTCGAAAAAGTGGTAAATGTTATTTCTGGTGGTTCAGATATATGTGGACTAACTtcttctgcagctaaaaaaATCAACAGAGGCGAATCTGAAGCCGTCAAAGAGGGGCAGACCGAAGATGAAGTAGCACTCGACAAGTCATTAGCAGCGATGACGATAACCTTCGACGATTCAGATTCAACCGATACACAACAGGAACACCACGATGGGCTAGTCATATCGCTCCCAATAGGCAACGCTCTCATCAAAAGGATATTAATCAACAACGGCAGTTCAGCAAACATACTGTTCTTAGAGGCTCTGCAAGAAATGGGACTAGAAGAAAAGAGTATAGTCAGAAGGTCGACGGTCTTAGTAGGATTCAGTGGAGAGTCACTACGAACAGTAGGGGAGATATCGCTGCCTACGTACGCAGAAGGTGTTAATGTGATGACCAAGTTCAACGTCGTCGACTGCCCATCAGCATACAACACGTCATTCTAG
- the LOC110796599 gene encoding uncharacterized protein isoform X2, whose translation MAMLALQRAARSMHIAAADAPRLTRFSLRPPKSVEVEFADGRAFNLSAEFLRVYSPAADSKIRSIGGEKVIFGRRHVGIMSAEPVGNYGVRLLFDDLHKTGIYTWNYFFYLGSNKFTLMRNYIKMLQKHDLSRDPKRP comes from the exons ATGGCGATGTTAGCGTTACAGCGCGCCGCCCGAAGCATGCACATCGCTGCCGCAGATGCACCACGCCTCACCAGGTTCTCCCTCCGTCCACCTAAGTCT GTGGAGGTGGAATTTGCTGATGGCCGTGCATTCAACCTATCAGCTGAGTTTCTGAGAGTATACAGCCCAGCTGCAGATAGCAAGATCCGCTCCATTGGGGGTGAAAAG GTAATATTTGGTCGGCGTCATGTAGGGATCATGTCTGCAGAACCTGTAGGGAATTATGGGGTGAG GTTGCTCTTTGATGATTTGCATAAAACAGGAATATACACATGGAACTATTTCTTTTACCTTGGCTCTAACAAGTTTACTCTCATGAGAAATTATATCAAAATGTTGCAGAAACATGACCTGAGCCGGGATCCCAAAAGGCCATAA
- the LOC110796605 gene encoding uncharacterized protein: MASQFLPSTKYSDCLTVVGISICTAIICEAISYLLIYRTNSYKSLKSSIDKSSKKLETLKTQDSINKNKTKKKDRVETSLKDASRDLSLFKFKSGAVVALVLFMVFGLLNSLFDGKAVAKIPFVPIKLVQKMSHRNLPGDDMTDCSMAFLYLLCSVSIRTNLQKFLGFSPPRGAPSMGLFPMPDQKTS, from the coding sequence ATGGCGAGCCAATTTCTACCTTCAACCAAATACTCGGACTGTCTCACAGTCGTCGGAATCTCAATCTGCACCGCAATAATCTGCGAAGCAATCTCCTACCTCTTAATCTACCGTACGAATTCCTACAAATCCCTAAAATCCTCCATCGACAAATCCTCAAAAAAACTCGAAACCTTGAAAACTCAAGATTCAATAAACAAGAACAAAACCAAGAAGAAGGATCGAGTAGAAACCAGTCTTAAAGACGCAAGCCGAGATCTGTCActcttcaagttcaaatccggCGCAGTCGTTGCGCTCGTTCTCTTCATGGTTTTCGGATTGCTCAACTCATTGTTTGACGGTAAAGCCGTGGCTAAAATTCCATTCGTCCCGATCAAACTTGTGCAGAAGATGAGCCACCGTAATCTTCCTGGCGATGATATGACGGATTGTTCAATGGCGTTTCTGTACTTGCTTTGTTCGGTTAGTATTCGTACTAATCTGCAGAAGTTTCTAGGATTTTCGCCGCCTCGTGGCGCTCCTAGTATGGGGCTTTTCCCTATGCCTGATCAGAAAACTAGTTAG
- the LOC110796599 gene encoding uncharacterized protein isoform X1, with product MEGEMLQGCTKLLNVHINYRCDDILLRTCQTIICVIRWLEKVEVEFADGRAFNLSAEFLRVYSPAADSKIRSIGGEKVIFGRRHVGIMSAEPVGNYGVRLLFDDLHKTGIYTWNYFFYLGSNKFTLMRNYIKMLQKHDLSRDPKRP from the exons ATGGAAGGGGAAATG TTGCAAGGGTGCACAAAGTTATTAAATGTTCATATCAACTACCGATGTGATGACATCTTATTGCGGACGTGTCAGACTATCATTTGTGTTATCCGGTGGCTTGAGAAG GTGGAGGTGGAATTTGCTGATGGCCGTGCATTCAACCTATCAGCTGAGTTTCTGAGAGTATACAGCCCAGCTGCAGATAGCAAGATCCGCTCCATTGGGGGTGAAAAG GTAATATTTGGTCGGCGTCATGTAGGGATCATGTCTGCAGAACCTGTAGGGAATTATGGGGTGAG GTTGCTCTTTGATGATTTGCATAAAACAGGAATATACACATGGAACTATTTCTTTTACCTTGGCTCTAACAAGTTTACTCTCATGAGAAATTATATCAAAATGTTGCAGAAACATGACCTGAGCCGGGATCCCAAAAGGCCATAA
- the LOC110796599 gene encoding uncharacterized protein isoform X3 codes for MEGEMLQGCTKLLNVHINYRCDDILLRTCQTIICVIRWLEKVEVEFADGRAFNLSAEFLRVYSPAADSKIRSIGGEKVIFGRRHVGIMSAEPVGNYGVRNMT; via the exons ATGGAAGGGGAAATG TTGCAAGGGTGCACAAAGTTATTAAATGTTCATATCAACTACCGATGTGATGACATCTTATTGCGGACGTGTCAGACTATCATTTGTGTTATCCGGTGGCTTGAGAAG GTGGAGGTGGAATTTGCTGATGGCCGTGCATTCAACCTATCAGCTGAGTTTCTGAGAGTATACAGCCCAGCTGCAGATAGCAAGATCCGCTCCATTGGGGGTGAAAAG GTAATATTTGGTCGGCGTCATGTAGGGATCATGTCTGCAGAACCTGTAGGGAATTATGGGGTGAG AAACATGACCTGA